A window from Drosophila willistoni isolate 14030-0811.24 chromosome XR unlocalized genomic scaffold, UCI_dwil_1.1 Seg143, whole genome shotgun sequence encodes these proteins:
- the LOC6646508 gene encoding odorant receptor 67c, with product MSKSLVDTPRTFEDMMRMPVLFYRSIGEDIYAHRSRNPLKSLFLRIYLYAGFINFNLLVIGELVFFYKSLQDFETIRLAIAVAPCIGFSLVADFKQAAMVMHRKLLIELLNELEDMHPKTLEKQRDYKMDQFERTMKRVINIFTFLCLAYTTTFSFYPAIKAAVKYNFLGYEIFDRNFGFLIWFPFDATRNNLIYWITYWDIAHGAYLAGIAFLCADLLLVVVITQLCMHFNYISMRLESHPCKRDGKEADKENIEFLIQMIRYHTKCLNLCEHVNSLYSFSLLLNFLMASMQICFIAFQVTESTLEVILIYCIFLMTSMVQVFLVCYYGDELIAASLRVGDSAYNQKWFQCSKTYCKMLKLLIMRSQRPAAIKPPTFPPISLVTYMKVISMSYQFFALLRTTYKDN from the exons ATGAGCAAGTCTTTGGTTGACACACCACGCACCTTCGAGGACATGATGCGTATGCCAGTTCTCTTCTATCGAAGCATTGGCGAGGACATCTATGCCCATCGTTCAAGAAATCCATTGAAATCGCTTTTCTTGAGAATTTACTTATATGCGGGCTTTATTAATTTCAATCTCCTGGTGATTGGTGAACTGGTCTTCTTCTACAAGTCACTGCAGGACTTTGAGACAATTCGTCTGGCCATTGCTGTGGCTCCTTGCATTGGTTTCTCTCTGGTGGCGGATTTCAAGCAGGCAGCCATGGTAATGCATAGGAAATTGCTAATAGAACTGCTCAACGAACTGGAGGATATGCATCCAAAGACGCTGGAAAAACAACGTGACTACAAAATGGATCAATTTGAACGAACCATGAAGCGGGTGatcaatatttttacattcctCTGTTTGGCCTATACgacaacattttcattttatccGGCCATTAAGGCGGCGGTTAAATACAATTTCTTGGGCTATGAAATATTTGATAGGAATTTTGGTTTTCTCATTTGGTTTCCATTCGATGCGACGAGAAATAATCTCATCTATTGGATAACCTATTGGGATATTGCCCATGGGGCATATTTAGCTGGCATTGCCTTTCTGTGTGCCGATTTACTTCTGGTTGTGGTAATAACGCAACTTTGTATGCATTTCAATTATATATCGATGCGCTTGGAATCACATCCCTGCAAGCGAGATGGTAAAGAGGCGGACAAGGAGAATATTGAATTCCTAATACAAATGATACGCTATCACACAAAGTGTCTTAA TCTCTGTGAACATGTTAATAGTCTATATAGCTTCTCGTTACTTCTAAACTTTCTAATGGCCTCCATGCAGATTTGTTTCATTGCCTTTCAAGTGACTGAATCTACACTGGAAGTGATTCTTATCTATTGCATCTTTTTGATGACTTCAATGGTTCAGGTGTTTTTGGTTTGCTATTACGGAGATGAATTGATAGCAGCG AGCCTGCGAGTGGGCGATTCAGCGTATAATCAAAAATGGTTTCAATGCAGCAAAACCTATTGCAAAATGTTGAAGTTATTGATTATGCGTAGCCAGAGACCCGCTGCCATAAAGCCACCCACATTTCCACCAATTTCTCTGGTTACCTACATGAAG GTGATAAGTATGTCGTATCAGTTCTTTGCCTTGCTCCGAACCACCTACAAGGATAACTGA